A genomic window from Chlorobium phaeobacteroides DSM 266 includes:
- a CDS encoding DUF2934 domain-containing protein, with protein sequence MSNDAMEQDSLTPEQREDQIRLAAYFIWQANGEPEGTTEEDWLQAEEAFAEENVEAV encoded by the coding sequence ATGTCAAACGATGCGATGGAACAGGATTCGCTGACACCGGAACAGCGAGAAGATCAGATCAGGCTTGCCGCTTATTTTATCTGGCAAGCAAATGGAGAACCGGAGGGCACAACTGAAGAGGACTGGTTGCAGGCTGAAGAGGCTTTTGCAGAAGAGAATGTTGAGGCCGTTTAA
- the htpX gene encoding protease HtpX, producing the protein MKRVVLFLFTNLAVMLVLSVSARVLGVDRFLTGNGLDMGMLLLFAALIGFGGSFISLLMSKTMAKWSTGARVIQQPANQNEVWLVDTVSQLSKKAGLAMPEVAIYDGAPNAFATGPSKSRSLVAVSTGLLQSMDRKQVEAVLAHEVAHIDNGDMVTLTLIQGVLNTFVIFLSRVIAYAIDSFLRSDDDESGSPGIGYWISSIIFEIMFGILASVVVMYFSRKREYRADAGAAVLLGDRRPMIDALRALGGLQAGQLPKEMAASGIAGGGMMALFSSHPPLESRIAALESAR; encoded by the coding sequence ATGAAACGGGTGGTTCTTTTTTTGTTTACCAACCTTGCGGTGATGCTGGTGTTGTCGGTCAGTGCCCGTGTTCTGGGCGTAGACCGATTTTTGACCGGCAACGGTCTGGATATGGGCATGCTGCTTCTGTTTGCTGCTTTAATCGGTTTTGGCGGATCCTTTATTTCTCTTCTGATGTCCAAAACCATGGCGAAATGGAGTACCGGCGCACGGGTTATCCAGCAACCCGCCAACCAGAACGAGGTATGGCTCGTTGATACCGTGAGTCAGCTTTCCAAAAAAGCCGGTTTGGCGATGCCCGAGGTGGCCATCTACGACGGTGCTCCGAATGCCTTCGCCACAGGCCCCAGCAAGTCGAGATCGCTGGTGGCGGTCTCGACCGGACTGTTGCAGAGCATGGATCGAAAACAGGTGGAAGCCGTGTTGGCTCACGAGGTCGCCCACATCGATAACGGCGACATGGTTACCTTGACGCTGATACAGGGTGTGCTCAATACCTTCGTGATTTTTCTGTCGCGCGTCATTGCCTATGCTATTGACAGCTTTCTTCGCAGCGACGACGACGAGTCCGGCAGTCCGGGTATCGGCTACTGGATCAGCAGCATTATTTTTGAAATCATGTTCGGCATTCTGGCAAGCGTCGTCGTCATGTACTTTTCTCGCAAGCGTGAGTATCGGGCCGACGCGGGAGCTGCTGTGCTGTTGGGCGACCGGCGCCCGATGATCGACGCCCTGCGAGCGCTGGGAGGTCTTCAGGCCGGCCAGTTGCCGAAGGAAATGGCTGCCAGCGGGATTGCGGGTGGCGGTATGATGGCTCTTTTCAGCAGTCACCCGCCCCTTGAATCGCGGATTGCAGCGCTGGAATCGGCACGCTGA